From the genome of Tenericutes bacterium MZ-XQ:
TCTACCAAATCCAAAGCCTTGAGGTGTGTCACCGATCACGAGTAAATTTGTTTGTCTTAACTCAAATTTGAGTTTAGCAACTTCATAAACATCACGAATGGTTTTTTGAACATCATCTTCTGAAGGCATCCCAAACACATATTGAATATGCTGATTTCTAATCTGATGAAAAGCATATCCTGCAGAAAATGCTCCAGTTAACGAATTCAATCTTAATCTTCCACCATCAATCACTGGTTCTCTTAATGTCCATAAAAGGACATCAGCATGTGTAAGTTTTAAGATTTCTGTCATATAGGCACTATTTGCAAATGTGATATTTTGAACAATCACCAAATCTGGTTCATGTTGATCTAAAAACGATTTTAATAAATCAAGTGATAGTAACATTTCATCTGGACAATGGATCGAATCATCAACACTCTTTAACAGTTCTATTGATGCTTCAAACAGTTTTTGTGCAGACTCCAAGTGGAATGTCCCAACACCTATTGGTAAATAACAGACATTTATTTTTCTCATATATTCTCCTTTTCTTTTCGGGTTATTTGATTAACTAAAACCCTCTTAGCTAAGCAAATACTCCAAAAAATTAAGTCATTGGGTGTTACGATGTGTAACACCCTATGACCTTGACTACATCTTATCGATTAAGGTGCAGCGTTCTTTAAAGCTGTTTCTAAATCTTGTAATAATTGTAGAGCTGTTTTATCGTTTTCTGGGTTAGCAGCATCTTCAACTAATTGGTTGATGATTGGATACATACCTGGAATCATAACTTGAGTTAACCAGTCTTGTACATATTTTTCATCAGTTGCAGCGATTTCATCTAAGAATACTGCATATTGGTCAGCAAAATTACCATAATCAACTTCAGCACCAAGTCTTGGAGTTAAATAAGGAACGCCACCAGTATAAGCATCGTGTTGTTCGCCTTCTGCCATCCATTCGATGAAGTCTTGAGCTCTCTTTTCAGTACCACTGTCTCTAAATGCAGCTAGTGATTTACCACCTAAAATTGTTGCACGATTTGTGCCTTGAGGCATTGGAACTACTGTCCAATCAAATTCTAGATCTTGATAGCCACTTACATTCCAGTTACCTGATACATGGAAACCATAAGCACCTGTGCGGAATAGTGAAGCTGAATTTTTAGTTACATAAGTATCTTCACTTAAGAAACCTTCAGTATAGAAATCCATTAACATTTGTAATGCATTAACTGCAGCAGTTGAAGTTAAATTGCTTTCTGTGTATGGAGTTTCCCATAGTTCAACACCATGTTGATAAAGCACTGGCATGAAACGGTGAGCTTGATGGTCAAATAGACCAGGAGCTAATACGCCATCTTTACCTTTAAGTTTGTTCATTTCAGTTTCGAATTCTGCCCAAGTCCAAACTGTTTCACCAAGTTCTGGATAATTAACACCATGAGCTTCTAGTAAATCTAGATTTACAAATAAACCATTTGCAGTGATATCCATTGGTAATGAAATAACTTCACCATCAGCGTTGTAGAATAAATTTGTGAATTTTGAAGTATCATAAACATCATCTAAAGGTATAATTTGTTCTTTAAAGTTGTTTAAGTGACCTTCAGTAACACGTGCTAATGCAGGTGCTTCTCCACCACTGATCATTGTCGCAAGTCTTGTTTCATAGTCATTATATGGAATACTAACTAATTCAATAACAATACCTGTTTCCTCTTCATAGTCATCCAGTAAACCTTGCATAACTTCACCTTCAGTACCATCACTCCACCATAGCATTTGAAGTGTTTTTTCTTCTTGGTTACAACCAACAAGCACTACAATTGACATGATGACAAACATAAAACCTAATACTTTCTTCATACTTTCCTCCTAAAATTTTTTTATAATTACCTGTGAAAAACACAGTGATTACCCTTTCATACCTGATTGAACTGTACCTTGAACAAATTGCTTTTGGAAAATGATAAAGATGATTAACATCGGAATCATTGAGATTGCAGATACAGCTAAAATCGAATTATAATCCGTATTAAACTCACCAGTGAAATTTGCAATTGCTAATTGTAATGTATATTTTTTAGGTGAATTAATTGCGATTAACGGCCATACATAATCATTCCAACGCCACATAAATGAGAAGATTGCCAGTGTTGCAATCGCTGGTTTTGCGTTTGGTAGAATAATGCTATAGAATATCTTCCACTCTGATGCACCATCAATACGCGCTGACTGAATGATCTCATCTGGTATAGTGAGTAAATATTGTCTCATTAAGAATATACCTGTAGGTGTCGCAGCTGGTGGAATAATCAAAGCCCATAAAGAATTATATAATCCAAAGAATTTTAAAACTGAAAATATTGGAACCATAATGATTTCAAGTGGAAGCATGATCGTTGATAAAATGATAAGCATGATCACAGAATCCCCTTTAAATCTAAACTTAGCAAGCGCATATCCTGACATTGAATTAATGACAACAGCTAATACTGTTGAAGATACCGCTACAATAAATGAGTTAAATATATATCGTCCAAAATTTCCACCTTGTAATGCTTCAACATAATTATTTGTCGTCCACTGATTTGGGAAAAATGTCGGATTTGTTGAAAAGAGTTCATTAATTGGTTTAAATGATGAGAATATAATGTATAAAACTGGAATTAAAAATACTAAAACTAAAATACTTGCAATTGTATACTGAGGTATGGTTGCTTTTTTCATTTATTCTCACCTCTTCTCGACATAAAGAAATTAAATGCTGTGAAAATTGTAACTATTAAAAGCATAACAACTGACATTGCACTTGCAAGTCCAACATGATAACTTTGGAATGCTGTCTCATAGATATATTGAACAGTAAATGTTGTTGCATCAAATGGTCCACCACCTGTTAAGGTTACAACAAGTGGATAAGTTTTAAATATCTCCATAGTTACTAAGATGAAAACCATAAGTCTAGCAGCTCTTAATGAAGGATATGTCACAAAAAGAAACTTTTGAACTTTTGTGGCACCATCAACTTCTGCTGCTTCATATAATGATTCAGGGATACTGAGCAATGCTGCAACAAATATAATCATATAATATCCTGAACGTGACCATAGTATCGCAAACACAACAGACCACCAAGCAAAATCAGGATTGATAAATGTTTGCATTGGATTTAATCCAAGTGCTTTAAGTGTTGTATTAAACAATCCAAAATCACCTGCTAAAATCCATTGCCATATAATCCCTACAACAATAGCAGAAATCATTACCGGCCAATAATAAACAGCTCTAAAAAATCCTTTAGCTTTAATCGGTTGTACGATTAAAGTTGCAATTAAAAGAGAAGCTACAAACATCAGAGGAACAGTTACTAAAACTAATTTTATCGTATTCCACATTGCAGCAAGAAAATCTGGATCTGCAAAAATTTCCTTATAATTGGCAAGTCCTATCCAATCAGGACTACCAAAAGTAAATAATGACATATCTGTAAAGGAATAATATATCCCTATCAGTGCTGGTAAAATAATGAAAATCGAAAAAATTAATAAGTTAGGTAGTAAAAACAAATACGGTACTATCTTTTGTTTCAATATGAATGATTGATAGCTTTGTGTTTTACGCCTCATACATTTTCCTCCTGCATAAGATTTTTGTGTGTTATATTTTCAAAAAGTGTTTTGTGTTTACTTAATGCTCTATAAAAAACTGGTGGGTATCCTATCGGACAAGAAACTGTAACAGTTTGATTACCTTCAAAATGTTTGCCAGTCCACATATGAACCCAAGTATCATTTGGCAAATATACTTCTTGATGTGTTTGCTCTGGATGAACTACTGGTTTGATTAGAATATCTTTTCCAAATAAATATTCATACTGCAAATCATAAGTTTTTTCATCATTTGGATAATGTAGAAACAATGCTCTTTGTAAAGGATATCCAAATGCATGTGCTTCATCAACTAACTCAAGGATATATGGCTTTAAGTCATATCTTATATGTGTCATTCTTGCCATTAAACTTAACGTATCTTCATCATTATAGAATTGAAAGTTTTGAAGTGGTCTATTGCCCTCATGT
Proteins encoded in this window:
- a CDS encoding sugar ABC transporter permease gives rise to the protein MKKATIPQYTIASILVLVFLIPVLYIIFSSFKPINELFSTNPTFFPNQWTTNNYVEALQGGNFGRYIFNSFIVAVSSTVLAVVINSMSGYALAKFRFKGDSVIMLIILSTIMLPLEIIMVPIFSVLKFFGLYNSLWALIIPPAATPTGIFLMRQYLLTIPDEIIQSARIDGASEWKIFYSIILPNAKPAIATLAIFSFMWRWNDYVWPLIAINSPKKYTLQLAIANFTGEFNTDYNSILAVSAISMIPMLIIFIIFQKQFVQGTVQSGMKG